A single Campylobacter concisus DNA region contains:
- a CDS encoding cysteine--tRNA ligase, with amino-acid sequence MRIFDTSKREKVEFSPIKDGEVSIYLCGPTVYDDAHLGHAKSAVSFDLLRRVLKALGYKVKFVRNYTDIDDKILNKMAQTGQSLEEITNKYIAHYESDMGALNVLDPDFKPKATQCLEAIISYIKVLMDRGVAYKTSDGIYFDTSKDSGYFSISGKDNNTDLIARVASFGEKRDEKDFVLWKFDEKWYESPFGKGRPGWHTECVAMIREFLSDKENDKFEIDIHAGGIDLLFPHHENEASQCRCAYHKNLSKYWMHNGFIKVNNEKMSKSLNNSFFVKDALKNVHGEVLRFYLLTSHYRAHFNYSDEDLVASKKRLDKIYRLKKRVDGVQAGVINESFKNELLEALSDDLNASKALASVDEFVKTANERLDNSPKDKAFKAEVVANLELISEILGIASTNYVEYFQFGVSDEQKEQIKRLLDERAAAKKERNFARADEIRDELEKMNISIMDTPNGAVWERNNE; translated from the coding sequence ATGCGAATTTTTGATACTTCTAAAAGAGAAAAGGTTGAGTTTAGCCCTATTAAAGATGGTGAAGTTAGCATCTATCTGTGCGGTCCAACGGTCTATGATGACGCGCATTTGGGACATGCAAAGTCAGCCGTTAGCTTTGATCTTTTAAGAAGGGTCTTAAAAGCGCTTGGCTACAAGGTCAAATTTGTAAGAAACTACACCGACATCGACGATAAAATTTTAAATAAAATGGCGCAAACTGGCCAAAGCCTAGAGGAGATCACAAACAAATATATAGCGCACTATGAGAGCGACATGGGTGCTTTAAACGTGCTTGATCCAGACTTTAAACCAAAGGCTACGCAGTGCTTGGAGGCGATCATCAGCTACATCAAGGTGCTTATGGATAGAGGTGTGGCGTATAAGACGAGCGATGGAATTTACTTTGACACAAGCAAGGATAGTGGCTATTTTAGCATTAGCGGTAAGGATAACAACACCGATCTAATCGCGCGTGTGGCAAGTTTTGGCGAGAAAAGAGACGAGAAAGACTTTGTGCTTTGGAAATTTGACGAAAAATGGTACGAGAGCCCATTTGGCAAGGGTCGCCCTGGCTGGCACACCGAGTGTGTAGCGATGATAAGGGAGTTTTTAAGCGATAAAGAAAATGATAAATTTGAGATCGACATCCACGCTGGTGGCATCGACCTACTCTTTCCGCACCACGAAAACGAAGCAAGCCAGTGCAGATGTGCCTATCATAAAAATTTAAGCAAATACTGGATGCACAATGGCTTTATAAAAGTAAATAACGAAAAGATGAGCAAAAGCCTAAATAACAGCTTTTTCGTAAAGGATGCCCTAAAAAATGTTCATGGTGAAGTGCTTAGATTTTATCTGCTTACAAGCCATTACAGGGCTCATTTTAATTATTCAGATGAAGACTTGGTGGCTTCAAAAAAGAGACTTGATAAAATTTACCGCCTTAAAAAAAGGGTTGATGGCGTGCAAGCAGGTGTAATAAATGAGAGCTTTAAAAATGAGCTACTTGAAGCACTAAGTGATGATCTAAACGCTTCAAAAGCACTTGCAAGTGTTGATGAGTTTGTAAAAACAGCAAACGAAAGGCTTGATAATAGCCCAAAGGATAAAGCTTTCAAGGCTGAAGTAGTGGCAAATTTAGAGCTTATAAGTGAAATTTTAGGCATTGCTAGCACAAATTATGTTGAGTATTTTCAGTTTGGCGTAAGTGATGAGCAAAAAGAGCAGATAAAAAGGCTTCTTGATGAGCGCGCGGCAGCCAAAAAAGAGAGAAATTTTGCAAGGGCTGACGAGATAAGAGACGAGCTAGAAAAGATGAATATCTCTATCATGGATACACCAAATGGCGCAGTTTGGGAGAGAAATAATGAATAA
- a CDS encoding lipid II flippase MurJ, with translation MFIKGFFSNSVGIMTSRILGLIRDLLTASILGAGIFSDLFFIAFKIPNLFRRIFGEGAFTQAFLPNFTNSKKKAIFQAEIFIKFLLFIGVLTLLVNLFTPYFIKIIASGLSEQNITDAVPLVRINFYYLALVYIVTFMGALLQYKGHFATTAFSTALLNLAMIASLLLARGKSESVVALYLSFGVVSGGILQVLIHLIAMKFNALSKIFWGGLSGYFKGKRAQSKGFFINFYHGLLGSSAMQISAFMDTWLASFLVSGSISYLFYANRIFQLPLAIFAIALSQALFPKITRLLKQKDEANALVWTKKSFYLLLCALLAATITGVVLSEFIIWLLFERGNFVRANTIECAKVLSAYLVGLTPFGLAKIFSLWLYANMKQKEAAKISIICLVINLILAVILMQKFGAAGLAFASSLGGFLQLILYIRAFGAKRFLAIIEPKFIAAIALLAVLLYFGLTFLKDIFNANF, from the coding sequence ATGTTTATAAAAGGTTTTTTCTCAAACTCAGTTGGCATCATGACTTCAAGGATTTTAGGGCTTATACGAGATCTTTTAACGGCTTCTATCCTTGGTGCTGGCATATTTAGCGACCTCTTTTTTATAGCATTTAAGATACCAAATTTATTTCGCCGCATCTTTGGCGAGGGTGCCTTTACGCAGGCATTTTTGCCAAATTTTACAAATAGCAAGAAAAAAGCGATCTTTCAGGCTGAAATTTTCATCAAATTTCTGCTTTTTATAGGCGTTTTGACGCTTCTTGTAAATTTATTTACGCCCTACTTTATAAAGATCATCGCAAGCGGCTTAAGCGAGCAAAATATCACAGACGCAGTGCCGCTTGTGCGTATAAATTTCTACTATCTAGCCCTTGTTTATATCGTCACTTTCATGGGTGCGCTTCTTCAGTATAAAGGGCATTTTGCCACGACTGCGTTTTCTACTGCACTGCTAAATTTAGCCATGATCGCATCGCTACTTTTAGCTCGTGGCAAGAGCGAGAGCGTAGTTGCGCTTTATCTTAGCTTTGGCGTTGTTTCAGGCGGCATTTTACAGGTTTTAATACATCTAATCGCCATGAAATTTAACGCCTTAAGTAAAATTTTTTGGGGTGGTCTAAGCGGATATTTTAAAGGCAAAAGAGCGCAGAGCAAAGGCTTTTTTATAAATTTCTACCATGGCTTACTTGGCTCAAGTGCTATGCAAATAAGCGCATTTATGGATACTTGGCTGGCTAGCTTCTTGGTAAGTGGCTCGATAAGTTACCTCTTTTATGCAAATAGAATTTTTCAGCTCCCACTCGCCATCTTTGCGATCGCGCTCTCTCAGGCACTCTTTCCAAAGATAACCAGACTTTTAAAGCAAAAAGACGAGGCTAACGCCCTAGTTTGGACGAAAAAGAGCTTTTACCTGCTTCTTTGCGCCCTGCTAGCAGCCACGATCACAGGCGTCGTGCTAAGTGAGTTTATCATCTGGCTCTTGTTTGAGAGAGGAAATTTCGTAAGAGCAAACACCATTGAATGCGCTAAGGTGCTAAGTGCCTATTTGGTGGGGCTTACGCCATTTGGACTGGCTAAAATTTTCTCACTTTGGCTTTACGCAAATATGAAGCAAAAAGAGGCTGCCAAAATTTCTATCATCTGCCTTGTGATAAATTTGATCCTAGCTGTCATTTTGATGCAAAAATTTGGAGCAGCTGGCCTTGCATTTGCAAGCTCGCTTGGGGGATTTTTGCAGCTTATTTTATATATAAGAGCCTTTGGAGCTAAGCGATTTTTAGCTATAATCGAGCCTAAATTTATAGCCGCTATTGCACTTTTGGCGGTTTTGCTCTATTTTGGTTTAACATTTTTAAAGGATATATTTAATGCGAATTTTTGA